A part of Diceros bicornis minor isolate mBicDic1 chromosome 32, mDicBic1.mat.cur, whole genome shotgun sequence genomic DNA contains:
- the MAF gene encoding transcription factor Maf produces the protein MASELAMSNSDLPTSPLAMEYVNDFDLMKFEVKKEPVETDRIISQCGRLIAGGSLSSTPMSTPCSSVPPSPSFSAPSPGSGSEQKAHLEDYYWMTGYPQQLNPEALGFSPEDAVEALISNSHQLQGGFDGYARGAQQLASAAGAGAGASLGGSGEEMGPAAAVVSAVIAAAAAQSGAGPHYHHHHHHHAAGHHHHPTAGAPGAAGSASASAGGAGGAGGGGPASAGGGGGGGGGGGGGGAAGAGGALHPHHAAGGLHFDDRFSDEQLVTMSVRELNRQLRGVSKEEVIRLKQKRRTLKNRGYAQSCRFKRVQQRHVLESEKNQLLQQVDHLKQEISRLVRERDAYKEKYEKLVSSGFRENGSSSDNPSSPEFFITEPTCKLEPSVGYATFWKPQQRVLTSVFTK, from the exons ATGGCATCAGAACTGGCAATGAGCAACTCCGACCTGCCCACCAGTCCCCTGGCCATGGAATATGTTAATGACTTCGATCTGATGAAGTTTGAAGTGAAAAAGGAACCGGTGGAGACCGACCGCATCATCAGCCAGTGCGGCCGTCTCATCGCCGGGGGCtcgctgtcctccacccccatGAGCACGCCGTGCAGCTCGGTGCCCCCTTCCCCCAGCTTCTCGGCGCCCAGCCCGGGCTCGGGCAGCGAGCAGAAGGCGCACCTGGAAGACTACTACTGGATGACCGGCTACCCGCAGCAGCTGAACCCCGAGGCGCTGGGCTTCAGCCCCGAGGACGCGGTCGAGGCGCTCATCAGCAACAGCCACCAGCTCCAGGGCGGCTTCGATGGCTACGCGCGCGGGGCGCAGCAGCTGGCCTCGGCGGCCGGGGCCGGCGCCGGCGCCTCCCTGGGCGGCAGCGGAGAGGAGATGGGCCCCGCCGCCGCCGTGGTGTCCGCCGTGATCGCCGCGGCCGCGGCGCAGAGCGGCGCGGGCCcgcactaccaccaccaccaccaccaccacgccgccggccaccaccaccacccgaCGGCCGGCGCGCCCGGCGCCGCGGGCAGCGCGTCCGCCTCGGCCGGTGGCGCGGGCGGCGCGGGCGGCGGTGGCCCGGCCAGcgccgggggcggcggcggcggcggcggcggcggaggcggcgggggagcggcgggggcggggggcgcccTGCACCCTCACCACGCCGCCGGCGGCCTGCACTTCGACGACCGCTTCTCCGACGAGCAGCTGGTGACCATGTCGGTGCGCGAGCTGAACCGGCAGCTGCGCGGGGTCAGCAAGGAGGAGGTGATCCGGCTGAAGCAGAAGAGGCGGACCCTGAAAAACCGCGGCTATGCCCAGTCCTGCCGCTTCAAGAGGGTGCAGCAGAGACACGTCCTGGAGTCCGAGAAGAACCAGCTGCTGCAGCAGGTCGACCACCTCAAGCAGGAGATCTCCAGGCTGGTGCGCGAGAGGGACGCGTACAAGGAGAAATACGAGAAGTTGGTGAGCAGCGGCTTCCGAGAAAACGGCTCGAGCAGCGACAACCCGTCTTCTCCCGAGTTTTTCAT AACTGAGCCCACTTGCAAGTTGGAGCCATCAGTGGGATACGCCACATTTTGGAAGCCCCAGCAACGTGTTCTTACCAGTGTATTCACAAAATGA